In Leptospira fletcheri, the genomic window TTTCTTATGTGGGTCTTTGCGGAGTTGTTTTCCTTCCACGAGATCTTCGCTTTTCGTTCCTTGGATCCGATTCGCTCCGAATCCGTCGAGATTTTGTTAGCCTCGGTCGGGTTACTCGTTTTGATCGGTTTGTTTTTGGAACTTAAGAAGGCGAAGCTACGGATCAAGGAGGCGGAGGAAAATCTTCGGGCTTATAAGAATCGTTTGAGCGTTCCCGGCGGAAAGAAGATGGGAGAGGAGTTTTGGCGCTCGATCAAATTGCAATTTTTTGCTTGGGGACTTTCTCCCTCCGAGGAGGAGATTGCAAAGCTGATGTTAAGAGGTTTTTCCAACCAGCAGATCGCGGCGAATCTGCAAAAAAGCGTTCGAACGATAGAGAACCAATCCTTTTCTATCTACAAAAAATCCGGCATGACAGGTAAATTGGAATTCATCGCTTATTTTATAGAAGCGCTTCTGCCGGAAGAGGAGGATTAAGGCCTAGTCTCCTCCTAAATCTTTTTCCATGGTTAGAATGTCCGGATCTCCGGGAACGTTCTTAGGTTTGTACTGCTTGTAGGACTGGATTGCGCTCAAAGCTTTCTTCCGGAAGAATGCTGCTTCGGGGGCAATGGTGGTGGAATTGATTCCGCCTGAAATCTCCAGAAAGCGTTTTGCGTTCAATAGGGCGGTAATTCTATGGATCCGATAATCCGTCTCGTTATCCGTACGGGCTTCCTTCAACAATCGCTCGGCGATTTCCCAGGATTTGTCCTGCTTGTTCCGTAACTGAGCCGATTCTTCCGGAGAAGATCCGGTTCTTTGCTGTACTTTTTTGGGCGAGTAGGCGAGGTAAAATTTATAAAAGGTTTCGGCACTTCTTACTAAAAGTTCGTAATCGGAACGGGAAACCTGAAATCCGGATCGGGCGACTTCCTCCGCCCGGTAAAGTTCTTCGGGAATTCCGCTCCCTTTGAGGAAGCTCGGAGATTGTTCCGATTTGCAGTTCAAAAAGGACACGTATTCCCTCGCAAACCGGATCATATCTTGGTCCGATTCAAATCTTCCTCTTTTCTTCCATGCGGACGCGAATTCCGCTCCGGCGCTCATAGGTAAAATTCCGGAACAGGTTGCTACGCCTTGGGGATCCGGGGATTCGTTTAAATACAATATTCCTAATCGATAATGTGCCGTAGGGGCAGACGGGTCCAAGCGGATCGATTTGCGGTATGCCTGGATCGCCTCCGGGATTTCGTTTCTCGCGTAATGATAATCCCCTTTTTTCCGTTCCACTAAAGCTGGGCCTGTCTGTTCCGAAGACAAGGGATAGGCTACGGAAAGAACCTTTTCTTTCGCGATTCCCAGATAGCCGATCCCTCGTAATTGCTTTCCGATGAATGCGGTTTGAAACACGGATTTCACT contains:
- a CDS encoding tetratricopeptide repeat protein, producing MTPFRAFPIVLSLFLAFGTIQSKEVIYAFRDPGMPKSSKQDDKLRKEKMVLIGETMMFDKVKPIEYEGQYKNLELGYDIRPDIVTVKVHYDPGIRPGQVLYLIEKDFDHETFKDGNIVGQIEVKSVFQTAFIGKQLRGIGYLGIAKEKVLSVAYPLSSEQTGPALVERKKGDYHYARNEIPEAIQAYRKSIRLDPSAPTAHYRLGILYLNESPDPQGVATCSGILPMSAGAEFASAWKKRGRFESDQDMIRFAREYVSFLNCKSEQSPSFLKGSGIPEELYRAEEVARSGFQVSRSDYELLVRSAETFYKFYLAYSPKKVQQRTGSSPEESAQLRNKQDKSWEIAERLLKEARTDNETDYRIHRITALLNAKRFLEISGGINSTTIAPEAAFFRKKALSAIQSYKQYKPKNVPGDPDILTMEKDLGGD
- a CDS encoding helix-turn-helix transcriptional regulator — translated: MRVLNIGNFRILFVFVYIVFFLMWVFAELFSFHEIFAFRSLDPIRSESVEILLASVGLLVLIGLFLELKKAKLRIKEAEENLRAYKNRLSVPGGKKMGEEFWRSIKLQFFAWGLSPSEEEIAKLMLRGFSNQQIAANLQKSVRTIENQSFSIYKKSGMTGKLEFIAYFIEALLPEEED